A genomic window from Sparus aurata chromosome 4, fSpaAur1.1, whole genome shotgun sequence includes:
- the LOC115579772 gene encoding cytochrome c oxidase subunit 5A, mitochondrial, whose product MFRAVFRLSATGARSLARSRPCYSAPLASRCYSHGKVETDEEFDARWVTYFSKPDIDAWELRKGMNTLIGYDLVPEAKILDSALRACRRLNDMASAIRILEAVKDKAGPHKDIYPYLIQELKPTLAELGISTPEELGIDRL is encoded by the exons ATGTTCCGAGCCGTGTTCCGACTGTCAGCCACAGGGGCCCGGAGCCTGGCTCGGTCACGACCCTGCTACTCAG CTCCACTGGCCTCCAGATGTTACTCCCATGGAAAGGTGGAGACGGACGAGGAGTTTGATGCCCGCTGGGTCACTTACTTCAGTAAGCCTGACATTGACGCCTGGGAACTTAGGAAAG GCATGAACACCCTGATTGGGTATGACCTGGTACCCGAGGCCAAGATCCTGGATTCGGCTCTAAGGGCTTGCCGGAGACTGAACGACATGGCCAGCGCCATCCGCATCCTTGAAGCCGTTAAG GACAAAGCAGGCCCCCACAAAGACATCTATCCCTACCTGATCCAAGAGTTGAAGCCCACTCTCGCAGAACTCGGCATCTCAACACCAGAGGAACTGGGCATTGACAGGTTGTAA